The Sulfurospirillum deleyianum DSM 6946 nucleotide sequence CACTTCATTCACACCCTCGCCCCTAAACTCTAACTCAATGCCACAATACCCAAATGCCATACGTACAAAATCACGCACCATTGTTGTTTGACCTGTTGCGATCACCCAGTCTTCTGGCTCATCGGCTTGAAGAATCATCCACATCATACGCACATAATCTTTCGCATGACCCCAATCACGTTTAGCATCGAGATTTCCAAGATAGAGTTTATCTTGTAAACCAAGAGCAATCTTTGAAGCGGCTCTTGTAATTTTACGTGTAACAAATGTCTCGCCACGTACGGGACTCTCATGGTTAAAAAGTATGCCATTGCACGCAAACATCCCATAAGCTTCTCGGTAATTAACCGTGATCCAGTAGGCATACATCTTCGCAACCGCATAAGGGCTTCTTGGGTAAAAAGGCGTCGTCTCTTTTTGTGGGGTTTCTTGTACTTTACCGTACAGTTCACTGGTACTAGCTTGATAAATTTTTGTCTTTTTTTCTAACCCCAATAAACGAACCGCTTCTAAAATTCTAAGGGTTCCTGTACCATCTGCATTAGCAACATACTCAGGTGTTTCAAAGCTCACATGTACATGACTCATTGCAGCTAAGTTATAAATCTCATCAGGCTGTGTTTCTTGAATAATGCGTGTTAGATTCATACTATCGGTCATATCACCATGATGTAAAAAGAGTTTGATATCTTTTTCATGAGGATCTTGGTAAAGATGGTCTATTCTATCCGTATTAAACAAAGAACTTCTTCTTTTTAAACCATGAACAATGTACCCTTTTTTAAGCAAAAACTCTGCTAAGTAACTTCCATCTTGTCCTGTAATGCCTGTAATTAATGCTACTTTTTGACTCATATATTTTCCCTTTTAAAATCATCTTCAATTCTAACAATATCATCTTCACCCGTGTAACTTCCCACTTGCGCTTCAATGAGTACAATAGGAATTTTACCTTGATTTTCAAGTCGATGAATTTCACCCGCTCTAATATAGGTTGATTCATTTTCTCTTACCATATAACTTTTATCTTCTACGCTCACCGTTGCGGTACCACTGACGACTATCCAATGTTCATTGCGATGAAAATGCTTTTGAAGACTCAGTCTTTTACCAGGTTTTACTATAATTTTTTTAATTTTATAGCCTGGTTTATCTTCTAAAACGCTGTACGTCCCCCATGGTCGATGCACGGTTGCATGAGTTTTTGTAAGTTCAATATTCTCTTTTTTAAGACATCCTACAATCTCTTTGACTTTTTGAGAACTTCCCTTTTGACTAATTAAAAGCGCATCTTCCGTATCAATAACAATTAAGTCCTGCACATCAATCAAACTGACGTGTTTATGGGAAAGAATAAAATTATTCGCTTCATCATTACTCAGTTCATTGGAGAGGGCATCAAAGCTTCCGACATCACTCCAGCCAATATCACTAGGAATCACTTTAACTTTTTGACTCTTTTCCATCACT carries:
- the gmd gene encoding GDP-mannose 4,6-dehydratase, encoding MSQKVALITGITGQDGSYLAEFLLKKGYIVHGLKRRSSLFNTDRIDHLYQDPHEKDIKLFLHHGDMTDSMNLTRIIQETQPDEIYNLAAMSHVHVSFETPEYVANADGTGTLRILEAVRLLGLEKKTKIYQASTSELYGKVQETPQKETTPFYPRSPYAVAKMYAYWITVNYREAYGMFACNGILFNHESPVRGETFVTRKITRAASKIALGLQDKLYLGNLDAKRDWGHAKDYVRMMWMILQADEPEDWVIATGQTTMVRDFVRMAFGYCGIELEFRGEGVNEVGVVKACMNPEYQVAIGKEVVAVDPRYFRPTEVDLLLGDPSKAEQKLGWNREYNLQNLVEDMMKSDLKLMTKDVYLKEGGYKIMSYFE